From a region of the Malania oleifera isolate guangnan ecotype guangnan chromosome 12, ASM2987363v1, whole genome shotgun sequence genome:
- the LOC131144852 gene encoding aquaporin NIP1-1, translating to MGVPKSLSLSLARALSLSLSLSLSGLQFHFGHLGSPINWNCGSNSPKSRTLSFASFTFWYSVLPQPLHFSAFTASMAEIHAQNGKHEVVLNVKDGGDANHNPPRPSTNSTAETGFCLSVPFMQKIIAEVLGTYFLIFAGCAAVVVNSDKEKVITSPGISIVWGLVVMVMVYSVGHISGAHFNPAVTIAFATCRRFPWKQVLPYIFAQVVGSTLASGTLRLLFNGKHDHFAGTLPAGSDLQSFVIEFIITFYLMFVISGVATDNRAIGELAGLAVGATVLLNVMFAGPVSGASMNPARSLGPAIVSKQYRGIWIYLMAPTGGAIAGAWVYNIVRFTDKPLREITKSTSFLKASSSSSRN from the exons ATGGGAGTGCCaaaaagtctctctctctctctcgctcgcgctctctctctctctctctctctctctctctctggactTCAATTCCACTTTGGCCATCTGGGTTCCCCTATAAATTGGAATTGTGGGTCTAATTCTCCGAAATCTCGGACGCTGAGTTTTGCATCATTCACCTTTTGGTACTCTGTTTTACCACAACCGCTTCATTTTTCGGCCTTTACTGCATCAATGGCAGAGATCCACGCACAAAATGGAAAACATGAAGTTGTTCTGAATGTAAAAGACGGCGGCGACGCCAACCACAACCCCCCTCGCCCTTCCACAAACTCCACCGCAGAAACAGGGTTCTGCCTCTCTGTCCCTTTTATGCAGAAG ATTATTGCAGAGGTGTTGGGAACATACTTTCTGATATTTGCGGGGTGTGCAGCGGTGGTGGTGAATTCAGATAAGGAGAAGGTGATAACTTCACCAGGAATATCAATCGTGTGGGGGCTGGTGGTAATGGTTATGGTTTACTCCGTCGGCCACATCTCCGGCGCCCATTTCAATCCGGCGGTCACCATTGCTTTTGCTACTTGCAGAAGGTTCCCCTGGAAGCAG GTGCTGCCGTACATATTTGCCCAGGTAGTTGGCTCAACCTTAGCAAGTGGAACACTGAGGTTACTATTCAACGGCAAGCATGATCACTTCGCCGGAACACTGCCGGCGGGATCCGACCTTCAGTCCTTTGTCATTGAGTTCATTATTACCTTCTACCTCATGTTTGTCATTTCCGGTGTCGCGACTGATAATCGTGCT ATTGGGGAATTGGCGGGACTTGCGGTCGGGGCTACTGTTCTACTTAACGTGATGTTTGctgg GCCAGTATCGGGGGCATCCATGAATCCAGCGAGGAGCTTGGGGCCGGCAATAGTGTCAAAGCAATACAGAGGGATATGGATATACCTAATGGCGCCCACAGGAGGAGCCATAGCAGGAGCATGGGTCTACAACATCGTCAGGTTCACCGACAAGCCCCTTCGTGAAAT